A region from the Zonotrichia albicollis isolate bZonAlb1 chromosome 17, bZonAlb1.hap1, whole genome shotgun sequence genome encodes:
- the DNAJC5 gene encoding dnaJ homolog subfamily C member 5, whose translation MADQRQRSLSTSGESLYHVLGLDKNATSDDIKKSYRKLALKYHPDKNPDNPEAAEKFKEINNAHAILTDATKRNIYDKYGSLGLYVAEQFGEENVNTYFVLSSWWAKALFVFCGLITGCYCCCCLCCCCNCCCGKCKPKPPEGEEQEFYVSPEDLEAQLQSDEREASDAPIVIQPASATETTQLTADSHPSYHTDGFN comes from the exons ATGGCAGACCAGAGGCAACGCTCGCTCTCTACCTCTGGGGAGTCCTTGTACCACGTGCTGGGGCTGGACAAAAATGCCACTTCAGATGATATCAAAAAGTCTTACAG gaAACTGGCATTGAAATATCATCCTGATAAAAACCCTGATAatccagaggcagcagaaaaatTTAAAGAGATCAATAATGCCCACGCAATATTGACGGATGCCACAAAGCGGAACATTTACGATAAGTATGGGTCTCTGGGGCTCTATGTAGCAGAGCAGTTTGGTGAAGAAAATGTGAACACATACTTCGTGCTGTCCAGCTGGTGGGCAAAG GCCTTGTTTGTGTTCTGTGGGCTCATCACAggctgctactgctgctgctgtctgtgctgctgctgtaatTGTTGCTGTGGGAAGTGTAAACCGAAACCTCCCGAAGGCGAAGAGCAGGAATTCTACGTCTCTCCAGAGGACTTGGAGGCACAGTTGCAGTCAGATGAAAGGG AGGCCTCAGACGCACCTATTGTGATACAGCCAGCATCAGCCACAGAGACAACCCAGCTCACAGCTGACTCTCACCCCAGCTACCACACTGATGGATTTAATTAA